A part of Anabas testudineus chromosome 7, fAnaTes1.2, whole genome shotgun sequence genomic DNA contains:
- the LOC113167056 gene encoding ral GTPase-activating protein subunit beta isoform X2 produces the protein MYSEWRSLQLVVQSDQGHLSVLHTYPSNVGTEVANAVVRPLGTAVNPLAPENILKTDKEVKWTMEVLCYGLTLPLEGDTVKLCVDVYTDWMMALVSPRDLVPQPVVREPNMYVQTILKHLYNVFVPRPEQHSLNHIRLCQQVLTAVQKLARESVSMVRETWEVLLLFLLRINDTLLAPPTVGVGVAEKLAEKLMAVLFEVWLLACARCFPTPPYWKTAREMLANWRHHPPVVEQWSRVTCALTSRLLRSTHGPSFPPFKVPDEDANLIPLEMDSDCVAQTWYRFLHMLSNPVDLSNPAIVSTTPKFQEQFLNSSGIPHEVVLHPCLKQLPQIFFRAMRGVSCLVDAFLGVSVEKRDVRERVFSFCPVLLSHGISRPRADSAPPTPVNRMSMSPPPSIANTTPPHSRKQRHTVVTKTTSKSSTGSGQPTKVSQQQQQQQQQQQTSSSPTLLSSPNQSSWESRPLPAPARPKVNSILNLFGQWLFDAALVHCKLHSGLSRDPSMTAIATQVGLELRRKGSQMSTDSMVSNPMFDANEFPESYEAGRAEACGTLCRIFCSKKTGEEILPVYLSRFYMVLIQGLQISDFICRPVLASIILNSSSLFCTDLKGINVVVPYFIAALETIVPDRELSKFKMYVNPTDLRRASINILLAMLPLPHHFGNIKSEVLLEGKFNEEDGWPHDQPVSFLSLRLRLVNVLIGALQTETDPINTQLILGAMLNIVQDSALLESIGAQTETGSIDGSHMTVNSNSHSRTNSGISFTSGGSTEATSPDSERPAQALLRDYALPDTAAGLLVRSIHLVTQRLNSQWRQDMSISLAALELLAGLAKVKVGVDSADRKRAVSSICGYIVYQCSRPAPLQSRDLHSMIVAAFQFLCVWLTEHPDMLDEKDCLVEVLEIVELGISGSKSRQEQEVRHKGEKEHNPASMRVKDAAEATLSCIMQVLGAFPSPSGPASTCSLLNEDTLIRYARLSATGGSNFRYFVLDNSVILAMLEQPLGNEQNPSPSVTVLIRGTAGRHAWTMQLFHQPRGARANQRVFLPESRPTPNNDVGIKYNVKQRPFPEEVDKIPLVKADVSIPDLDDIVSKEVCCMGWQDDSRAANTLLSNYPHLEVQHDRLRTLMTKQIEYENALERHSEEIWRSKHFPDPQTDCKPPPPSQEFQTARLFLSHFGFLSLEALKEPSNSRLPPHLIGLESSPGFFDDISYLDLLPCRPFDTVFIFYVRAGQKSSAEILRNVESSSSVQPHFLEFLLSLGWPVDVGRHPGWTGHLDTSWSLNSCSDSNEIQQTEEAATPEDTGGSVFNGEKQVLYYADALTEIAFVVPSLTENSEESSVHSDSTVEADTNTELMPGLLKQPNLTLELFPNHSENLESAKKMSPLVKTKRSSTGKSFPPLGPETKVFVVWVECFDDIENFPLSDLLAETSTGLEASMSNSTSCRSGLLEKDVPLIFIHPLKTGLFRVRLHGAVGKFSMVIPLVDGMVVSRRALGFLVRQTVINVCRRKRLESDLYNPPHVRRKQKITEIVQRYRSKQLEPEFYTSLFHEVGEGKPNL, from the exons ATGTACTCCGAGTGGCGCTCGCTGCAGTTGGTGGTGCAGAGTGACCAGGGCCACCTAAGTGTTCTGCACACCTATCCCTCCAATGTGGGCACGGAGGTGGCAAATGCTGTGGTCAGACCCCTGGGCACAGCTGTAAACCCCTTGGCCCCAGAGAACATCCTCAAGACAGACAAGGAG GTTAAGTGGACCATGGAGGTATTGTGTTATGGCCTCACCCTCCCCCTTGAAGGGGACACTGTCAAGCTTTGTGTAGATGTGTACACAGACTGGATGATGGCCTTGGTATCGCCCAGAGACCTGGTGCCTCAGCCAGTGGTTAGAGAGCCCAATATGTATGTGCAGACCATTCTGAAACATCTCTACAACGTCTTTGTACCAAG GCCTGAACAGCACAGTCTAAACCACATCAGACTTTGCCAGCAGGTTTTAACTGCAGTCCAGAAACTGGCAAGAGAGTCTGTTTCCATGGTGAGGGAAACCTGGGAggtgctgctgctcttcctgctTCGCATCAATGACACATTGCTCGCCCCACCCACGGTTGGAG TTGGTGTGGCAGAAAAACTGGCAGAGAAATTAATGGCAGTGCTGTTTGAAGTGTGGCTGCTGGCGTGTGCTCGCTGTTTTCCCACGCCACCATACTGGAAGACGGCAAGGGAGATGCTGGCCAACTGGAGACACCACCCTCCTGTGGTAGAGCAGTGGAGCAGAGTGACCTGCGCCCTAACCTCCAG ACTTTTGCGCTCTACCCATGGACCGTCTTTCCCACCTTTTAAAGTCCCTGATGAGGATGCCAACCTGATTCCTTTGGAGATGGACAGTGACTGTGTGGCACAGACATGGTACCGCTTCCTCCACATGCTCAG CAACCCAGTGGACCTTAGCAATCCTGCAATAGTGAGCACCACTCCAAAGTTTCAGGAACAGTTTCTCAACTCCAGCGGTATCCCTCATGAAGTGGTGTTGCATCCGTGTTTGAAACAGCTACCCCAGATCTTCTTCAGGGCTATGCGGGGCGTCAGCTGCCTCGTGGATGCCTTTTTGG GTGTCTCTGTTGAAAAGAGAGACGTACGGGAGAGGGTGTTCTCTTTTTGTCCAGTGCTGCTCTCTCATG GTATATCACGTCCTAGGGCTGACAGTGCCCCACCCACCCCAGTGAATAGAATGAGCATGTCTCCTCCCCCTTCTATTGCCAACACCACTCCCCCTCACAGCCGCAAGCAACGGCATACAGTGGTCACGAAAACCACAAGCAAAAGTTCAACT GGCAGTGGTCAACCAACCAAAGTAtcccagcagcaacagcagcagcagcagcagcagcaaacttCGTCTTCCCCGACACTGCTGTCCAGCCCCAACCAGAGCAGCTGGGAGTCTCGGCCACTGCCGGCGCCAGCACGACCAAAGGTCAACAGCATCCTCAACCTGTTCGGCCAGTGGCTTTTTGACGCTGCTCTGGTCCACTGTAAGCTCCACAGTGGCCTCAGTCGAGACCCTAGCATGACCG CAATAGCTACTCAAGTGGGTCTGGAGTTGAGGAGGAAGGGTTCCCAAATGTCCACAGACTCCATGGTGTCTAACCCCATGTTTGATGCCAATGAATTCCCAGAGAGCTATGAGGCAGGACGAGCTGAGGCCTGCGGGACTCTCTGCCGCATATTCTGTAGCAAGAAAACTGGAGAAGAGATTCTGCCTGTGTACCTTTCAAG GTTCTACATGGTCCTGATTCAAGGTCTCCAGATCTCTGATTTCATCTGTAGACCAGTTCTGGCTTCTATCATTCTcaactcttcctctctcttttgtACTGACCTGAAGGGCATCAATGTGGTGGTGCCCTACTTCATAGCTGCTTTGGAGACTATTGTACCAGACAG GGAGCTGTCGAAATTCAAGATGTATGTAAACCCTACTGACTTGAGGAGAGCTTCCATCAACATCCTGCTTGCCATGTTGCCATTGCCGCATCACTTTGGCAATATCAAATCAGAG GTTCTGTTGGAGGGAAAATTCAATGAGGAGGATGGATGGCCTCATGATCAGCCTGTGTCTTTTCTGTCCCTGAGGCTACGTCTTGTCAATGTCCTCATAGGAGCACTGCAGACTGAGACTGATCCCATTAACACACAGCTCATTCTTG GCGCAATGTTAAATATTGTTCAAGACTCAGCACTGTTGGAGTCCATAGgtgcacagacagaaaca GGGAGTATAGATGGAAGCCACATGACAGTGAACAGTAATAGTCACAGCCGTACCAACAGTGGAATCAGTTTCACCAGTGGAGGCAGCACAGAGGCCACCAGTCCAGACTCTGAACGTCCTGCCCAGGCACTGCTTCGAGACTAtg CTCTTCCAGATACGGCGGCAGGCTTATTGGTGCGCAGCATCCACCTGGTTACTCAGAGACTCAACTCCCAGTGGAGGCAAGACATGAGCATCTCACTGGCTGCGCTGGAGCTGCTGGCTGGGCTCGCTAAG GTAAAAGTGGGAGTAGACTCTGCAGATCGCAAACGTGCTGTCAGTTCTATATGTGGGTACATTGTGTACCAGTGCAGCCGTCCAGCTCCTCTTCAATCCCGAGACCTCCACTCCATGATTGTAGCAGCctttcagtttctctgtgtgtggctCACCGAGCATCCGGACATGCTGGATGAAAAG gATTGTTTAGTAGAAGTGTTGGAAATTGTGGAGCTGGGAATCTCTGGCAGCAAGTCCCgacaggaacaggaagtccGACATAAAGGAGAAAAGGAGCACAACCCAGCTTCAATGAGGGTGAAAGATGCTGCTGAGGCGACTTTGTCCTG TATCATGCAGGTGTTGGGGGCATTCCCTTCTCCCAGTGGGCCTGCCTCCACATGCAGCCTGCTGAATGAAGATACTCTGATTCGCTATGCTAGGCTCAGTGCCACAGGAGGCAGCAACTTCCGTTATTTTGTCCTGGACAACTCTGTCATTCTAGCCATGCTGGAGCAACCTCTGGGCAATGAGCAGA ACCCTAGTCCATCAGTGACCGTTTTGATCCGAGGGACAGCTGGCAGACATGCCTGGACCATGCAGCTTTTCCACCAACCCAGAGGAGCTCGAGCCAATCAGAGG GTGTTTCTTCCTGAGAGCCGTCCAACGCCCAATAATGATGTCGGTATCAAGTACAATGTCAAGCAAAGGCCCTTTCCTGAGGAGGTGGATAAGATTCCACTTGTTAAAGCAGATGTCAGTATTCCAGACCTGGATGACATTGTCAGTAAAGAG GTGTGTTGTATGGGCTGGCAGGATGATTCAAGAGCTGCAAATACACTGCTGAGTAATTACCCACAC cTGGAAGTTCAGCACGACAGACTTCGTACTCTGATGACCAAGCAAATAGAGTATGAGAACGCTCTGGAGAGGCACAGTGAAGAAATCTGGAGATCCAAGCATTTCCCTGACCCACAGACTGACTGCAAACCCCCTCCACCTTCGCAGGAGTTCCAGACAGCACGCCTCTTCCTCTCCCATTTTGGCTTTCTGTCTCTGGAGGCACTTAAG GAGCCCAGCAACAGTCGTCTACCTCCTCATCTAATTGGCCTAGAATCATCCCCAGGGTTTTTTGATGACATCAGCTACCTGGACCTGCTTCCCTGCCGACCATTTGACACAGTCTTTATTTTCTATGTCAGAGCTGGACAGAAAAGCAGTGCTGAG ATCCTGAGAAACGTGGAGTCATCATCCAGTGTCCAGCCCCACTTTTTAGAGTTCCTGTTGTCCTTGGGCTGGCCTGTGGACGTGGGACGCCACCCAGGGTGGACAGGACACTTAGATACAAGCTGGTCCCTCAACTCCTGCTCTGACAGCaatgaaatacaacaaaccG aggaagcagCTACTCCTGAGGACACAGGGGGTTCAGTCTTCAATGGGGAGAAGCAGGTTTTGTACTATGCTGATGCTCTGACAGAGATTGCCTTCGTTGTCCCTTCTTTAACAGAAAATTCAG AGGAATCATCAGTGCACAGTGACTCCACTGTGGAGGCAGACACCAACACAGAACTCATGCCTGGTTTACTCAAACAACCCAATCTCACACTGGAGCTGTTCCCCAACCATTCTGAAAACCTGGAGTCTGCTAAAAAG ATGAGTCCTTTGGTGAAGACAAAGAGGTCATCGACTGGAAAGTCTTTCCCACCACTGGGTCCTGAGACTAAGGTGTTTGTGGTCTGGGTGGAGTGCTTTGATGATATCG agaACTTCCCACTGTCTGACCTTTTGGCGGAAACCAGCACAGGCCTGGAAGCTAGCATGAGCAACAGCACTTCCTGCAG GTCGGGGTTACTTGAGAAGGACGTtcctctgatcttcatccacCCTCTGAAGACGGGGCTTTTTAGGGTCCGGCTGCATGGAGCTGTGGGCAAATTTAGCATGGTGATTCCCCTGGTGGATGGCATGGTGGTCAGCCGCAGAGCTCTAG GTTTTCTTGTTCGTCAGACCGTCATCAATGTGTGCCGAAGGAAGCGCCTGGAAAGTGACTTGTACAACCCGCCTCACGTGAGGCGGAAGCAGAAAATAACTGAGATTGTCCAGCGTTATCGCAGCAAACAACTGGAGCCTGAGTTTTACACCTCGCTCTTCCACGAGGTGGGGGAGGGAAAGCCTAATCTCTAA
- the LOC113167056 gene encoding ral GTPase-activating protein subunit beta isoform X1: MYSEWRSLQLVVQSDQGHLSVLHTYPSNVGTEVANAVVRPLGTAVNPLAPENILKTDKEVKWTMEVLCYGLTLPLEGDTVKLCVDVYTDWMMALVSPRDLVPQPVVREPNMYVQTILKHLYNVFVPRPEQHSLNHIRLCQQVLTAVQKLARESVSMVRETWEVLLLFLLRINDTLLAPPTVGVGVAEKLAEKLMAVLFEVWLLACARCFPTPPYWKTAREMLANWRHHPPVVEQWSRVTCALTSRLLRSTHGPSFPPFKVPDEDANLIPLEMDSDCVAQTWYRFLHMLSNPVDLSNPAIVSTTPKFQEQFLNSSGIPHEVVLHPCLKQLPQIFFRAMRGVSCLVDAFLGVSVEKRDVRERVFSFCPVLLSHGISRPRADSAPPTPVNRMSMSPPPSIANTTPPHSRKQRHTVVTKTTSKSSTGSGQPTKVSQQQQQQQQQQQTSSSPTLLSSPNQSSWESRPLPAPARPKVNSILNLFGQWLFDAALVHCKLHSGLSRDPSMTAIATQVGLELRRKGSQMSTDSMVSNPMFDANEFPESYEAGRAEACGTLCRIFCSKKTGEEILPVYLSRFYMVLIQGLQISDFICRPVLASIILNSSSLFCTDLKGINVVVPYFIAALETIVPDRELSKFKMYVNPTDLRRASINILLAMLPLPHHFGNIKSEVLLEGKFNEEDGWPHDQPVSFLSLRLRLVNVLIGALQTETDPINTQLILGAMLNIVQDSALLESIGAQTETGSIDGSHMTVNSNSHSRTNSGISFTSGGSTEATSPDSERPAQALLRDYALPDTAAGLLVRSIHLVTQRLNSQWRQDMSISLAALELLAGLAKVKVGVDSADRKRAVSSICGYIVYQCSRPAPLQSRDLHSMIVAAFQFLCVWLTEHPDMLDEKDCLVEVLEIVELGISGSKSRQEQEVRHKGEKEHNPASMRVKDAAEATLSCIMQVLGAFPSPSGPASTCSLLNEDTLIRYARLSATGGSNFRYFVLDNSVILAMLEQPLGNEQNPSPSVTVLIRGTAGRHAWTMQLFHQPRGARANQRQVFLPESRPTPNNDVGIKYNVKQRPFPEEVDKIPLVKADVSIPDLDDIVSKEVCCMGWQDDSRAANTLLSNYPHLEVQHDRLRTLMTKQIEYENALERHSEEIWRSKHFPDPQTDCKPPPPSQEFQTARLFLSHFGFLSLEALKEPSNSRLPPHLIGLESSPGFFDDISYLDLLPCRPFDTVFIFYVRAGQKSSAEILRNVESSSSVQPHFLEFLLSLGWPVDVGRHPGWTGHLDTSWSLNSCSDSNEIQQTEEAATPEDTGGSVFNGEKQVLYYADALTEIAFVVPSLTENSEESSVHSDSTVEADTNTELMPGLLKQPNLTLELFPNHSENLESAKKMSPLVKTKRSSTGKSFPPLGPETKVFVVWVECFDDIENFPLSDLLAETSTGLEASMSNSTSCRSGLLEKDVPLIFIHPLKTGLFRVRLHGAVGKFSMVIPLVDGMVVSRRALGFLVRQTVINVCRRKRLESDLYNPPHVRRKQKITEIVQRYRSKQLEPEFYTSLFHEVGEGKPNL, encoded by the exons ATGTACTCCGAGTGGCGCTCGCTGCAGTTGGTGGTGCAGAGTGACCAGGGCCACCTAAGTGTTCTGCACACCTATCCCTCCAATGTGGGCACGGAGGTGGCAAATGCTGTGGTCAGACCCCTGGGCACAGCTGTAAACCCCTTGGCCCCAGAGAACATCCTCAAGACAGACAAGGAG GTTAAGTGGACCATGGAGGTATTGTGTTATGGCCTCACCCTCCCCCTTGAAGGGGACACTGTCAAGCTTTGTGTAGATGTGTACACAGACTGGATGATGGCCTTGGTATCGCCCAGAGACCTGGTGCCTCAGCCAGTGGTTAGAGAGCCCAATATGTATGTGCAGACCATTCTGAAACATCTCTACAACGTCTTTGTACCAAG GCCTGAACAGCACAGTCTAAACCACATCAGACTTTGCCAGCAGGTTTTAACTGCAGTCCAGAAACTGGCAAGAGAGTCTGTTTCCATGGTGAGGGAAACCTGGGAggtgctgctgctcttcctgctTCGCATCAATGACACATTGCTCGCCCCACCCACGGTTGGAG TTGGTGTGGCAGAAAAACTGGCAGAGAAATTAATGGCAGTGCTGTTTGAAGTGTGGCTGCTGGCGTGTGCTCGCTGTTTTCCCACGCCACCATACTGGAAGACGGCAAGGGAGATGCTGGCCAACTGGAGACACCACCCTCCTGTGGTAGAGCAGTGGAGCAGAGTGACCTGCGCCCTAACCTCCAG ACTTTTGCGCTCTACCCATGGACCGTCTTTCCCACCTTTTAAAGTCCCTGATGAGGATGCCAACCTGATTCCTTTGGAGATGGACAGTGACTGTGTGGCACAGACATGGTACCGCTTCCTCCACATGCTCAG CAACCCAGTGGACCTTAGCAATCCTGCAATAGTGAGCACCACTCCAAAGTTTCAGGAACAGTTTCTCAACTCCAGCGGTATCCCTCATGAAGTGGTGTTGCATCCGTGTTTGAAACAGCTACCCCAGATCTTCTTCAGGGCTATGCGGGGCGTCAGCTGCCTCGTGGATGCCTTTTTGG GTGTCTCTGTTGAAAAGAGAGACGTACGGGAGAGGGTGTTCTCTTTTTGTCCAGTGCTGCTCTCTCATG GTATATCACGTCCTAGGGCTGACAGTGCCCCACCCACCCCAGTGAATAGAATGAGCATGTCTCCTCCCCCTTCTATTGCCAACACCACTCCCCCTCACAGCCGCAAGCAACGGCATACAGTGGTCACGAAAACCACAAGCAAAAGTTCAACT GGCAGTGGTCAACCAACCAAAGTAtcccagcagcaacagcagcagcagcagcagcagcaaacttCGTCTTCCCCGACACTGCTGTCCAGCCCCAACCAGAGCAGCTGGGAGTCTCGGCCACTGCCGGCGCCAGCACGACCAAAGGTCAACAGCATCCTCAACCTGTTCGGCCAGTGGCTTTTTGACGCTGCTCTGGTCCACTGTAAGCTCCACAGTGGCCTCAGTCGAGACCCTAGCATGACCG CAATAGCTACTCAAGTGGGTCTGGAGTTGAGGAGGAAGGGTTCCCAAATGTCCACAGACTCCATGGTGTCTAACCCCATGTTTGATGCCAATGAATTCCCAGAGAGCTATGAGGCAGGACGAGCTGAGGCCTGCGGGACTCTCTGCCGCATATTCTGTAGCAAGAAAACTGGAGAAGAGATTCTGCCTGTGTACCTTTCAAG GTTCTACATGGTCCTGATTCAAGGTCTCCAGATCTCTGATTTCATCTGTAGACCAGTTCTGGCTTCTATCATTCTcaactcttcctctctcttttgtACTGACCTGAAGGGCATCAATGTGGTGGTGCCCTACTTCATAGCTGCTTTGGAGACTATTGTACCAGACAG GGAGCTGTCGAAATTCAAGATGTATGTAAACCCTACTGACTTGAGGAGAGCTTCCATCAACATCCTGCTTGCCATGTTGCCATTGCCGCATCACTTTGGCAATATCAAATCAGAG GTTCTGTTGGAGGGAAAATTCAATGAGGAGGATGGATGGCCTCATGATCAGCCTGTGTCTTTTCTGTCCCTGAGGCTACGTCTTGTCAATGTCCTCATAGGAGCACTGCAGACTGAGACTGATCCCATTAACACACAGCTCATTCTTG GCGCAATGTTAAATATTGTTCAAGACTCAGCACTGTTGGAGTCCATAGgtgcacagacagaaaca GGGAGTATAGATGGAAGCCACATGACAGTGAACAGTAATAGTCACAGCCGTACCAACAGTGGAATCAGTTTCACCAGTGGAGGCAGCACAGAGGCCACCAGTCCAGACTCTGAACGTCCTGCCCAGGCACTGCTTCGAGACTAtg CTCTTCCAGATACGGCGGCAGGCTTATTGGTGCGCAGCATCCACCTGGTTACTCAGAGACTCAACTCCCAGTGGAGGCAAGACATGAGCATCTCACTGGCTGCGCTGGAGCTGCTGGCTGGGCTCGCTAAG GTAAAAGTGGGAGTAGACTCTGCAGATCGCAAACGTGCTGTCAGTTCTATATGTGGGTACATTGTGTACCAGTGCAGCCGTCCAGCTCCTCTTCAATCCCGAGACCTCCACTCCATGATTGTAGCAGCctttcagtttctctgtgtgtggctCACCGAGCATCCGGACATGCTGGATGAAAAG gATTGTTTAGTAGAAGTGTTGGAAATTGTGGAGCTGGGAATCTCTGGCAGCAAGTCCCgacaggaacaggaagtccGACATAAAGGAGAAAAGGAGCACAACCCAGCTTCAATGAGGGTGAAAGATGCTGCTGAGGCGACTTTGTCCTG TATCATGCAGGTGTTGGGGGCATTCCCTTCTCCCAGTGGGCCTGCCTCCACATGCAGCCTGCTGAATGAAGATACTCTGATTCGCTATGCTAGGCTCAGTGCCACAGGAGGCAGCAACTTCCGTTATTTTGTCCTGGACAACTCTGTCATTCTAGCCATGCTGGAGCAACCTCTGGGCAATGAGCAGA ACCCTAGTCCATCAGTGACCGTTTTGATCCGAGGGACAGCTGGCAGACATGCCTGGACCATGCAGCTTTTCCACCAACCCAGAGGAGCTCGAGCCAATCAGAGG CAGGTGTTTCTTCCTGAGAGCCGTCCAACGCCCAATAATGATGTCGGTATCAAGTACAATGTCAAGCAAAGGCCCTTTCCTGAGGAGGTGGATAAGATTCCACTTGTTAAAGCAGATGTCAGTATTCCAGACCTGGATGACATTGTCAGTAAAGAG GTGTGTTGTATGGGCTGGCAGGATGATTCAAGAGCTGCAAATACACTGCTGAGTAATTACCCACAC cTGGAAGTTCAGCACGACAGACTTCGTACTCTGATGACCAAGCAAATAGAGTATGAGAACGCTCTGGAGAGGCACAGTGAAGAAATCTGGAGATCCAAGCATTTCCCTGACCCACAGACTGACTGCAAACCCCCTCCACCTTCGCAGGAGTTCCAGACAGCACGCCTCTTCCTCTCCCATTTTGGCTTTCTGTCTCTGGAGGCACTTAAG GAGCCCAGCAACAGTCGTCTACCTCCTCATCTAATTGGCCTAGAATCATCCCCAGGGTTTTTTGATGACATCAGCTACCTGGACCTGCTTCCCTGCCGACCATTTGACACAGTCTTTATTTTCTATGTCAGAGCTGGACAGAAAAGCAGTGCTGAG ATCCTGAGAAACGTGGAGTCATCATCCAGTGTCCAGCCCCACTTTTTAGAGTTCCTGTTGTCCTTGGGCTGGCCTGTGGACGTGGGACGCCACCCAGGGTGGACAGGACACTTAGATACAAGCTGGTCCCTCAACTCCTGCTCTGACAGCaatgaaatacaacaaaccG aggaagcagCTACTCCTGAGGACACAGGGGGTTCAGTCTTCAATGGGGAGAAGCAGGTTTTGTACTATGCTGATGCTCTGACAGAGATTGCCTTCGTTGTCCCTTCTTTAACAGAAAATTCAG AGGAATCATCAGTGCACAGTGACTCCACTGTGGAGGCAGACACCAACACAGAACTCATGCCTGGTTTACTCAAACAACCCAATCTCACACTGGAGCTGTTCCCCAACCATTCTGAAAACCTGGAGTCTGCTAAAAAG ATGAGTCCTTTGGTGAAGACAAAGAGGTCATCGACTGGAAAGTCTTTCCCACCACTGGGTCCTGAGACTAAGGTGTTTGTGGTCTGGGTGGAGTGCTTTGATGATATCG agaACTTCCCACTGTCTGACCTTTTGGCGGAAACCAGCACAGGCCTGGAAGCTAGCATGAGCAACAGCACTTCCTGCAG GTCGGGGTTACTTGAGAAGGACGTtcctctgatcttcatccacCCTCTGAAGACGGGGCTTTTTAGGGTCCGGCTGCATGGAGCTGTGGGCAAATTTAGCATGGTGATTCCCCTGGTGGATGGCATGGTGGTCAGCCGCAGAGCTCTAG GTTTTCTTGTTCGTCAGACCGTCATCAATGTGTGCCGAAGGAAGCGCCTGGAAAGTGACTTGTACAACCCGCCTCACGTGAGGCGGAAGCAGAAAATAACTGAGATTGTCCAGCGTTATCGCAGCAAACAACTGGAGCCTGAGTTTTACACCTCGCTCTTCCACGAGGTGGGGGAGGGAAAGCCTAATCTCTAA